In Janibacter cremeus, a genomic segment contains:
- a CDS encoding transglutaminase domain-containing protein: MAEPGLRLRVVDSACLVLAMAVAVTPFADVWVDRTWMLTVALGLALAIGVTLLAQRLRLGPLLSVLLLAAGYLVVGPAAAAPTQTLARVVPTLDAERTLVVGLVESWRSVITLPVPLGVTRGELVVPFVIALVGGVLATTFLWRTRFAGMAPVTVAGCFLAAAAFGSHDASLPLVRGMVLVVVLVLWNRWRSLRHLRTSWTRRVGLGTAVVLVAGLAGWGLAAAATGPERQVLRDHVEPPLAQLDLKSPLSRYRYYYKAHESDVLFTFDNVPSGQPLVRLATMDTFDGLVWNVSTTDVSSGSSAYRPAPDAHSGGTLRVTSEKYTGTWLPSVGTATAATFEHDAAPDEPRDLLINTATGGLAVAGQVRPGDEFLIDWSPRPKRTNALLSREVDTSVTAPEMTSPPIEQLDQLAQKWVTQTGASSDFEQAVALEKGFRDKGYFNDGLEPKRFGFSRSGHGTKRLADLVQSPERMVGNDEQYAAAMAYAAQRQGMPARVVLGFEDIGANGTVTGDDIAAWVEIPFEDWGWVPFDPTPPEDRTPPPLDESNNPVPQPYVVQPPVLPEEPEDVQGVPPEGAGQDLTDGPWDLFFMILGVLWIVVQILLLLSPLWLILLVKRFRRRRRRRATDPLDRVSGGWREVTDRARDLGTRLPVGHTRSENSAVLTGRFGESAPTALAVAADRHIFGPGAITDEEVAAYWEDVDSALKRMRGQVPWWRRWWAALSPVSLPWRATGRRIRSRARMLGSALAGTVRKVRLPRRRNST, from the coding sequence ATGGCTGAACCCGGCCTCCGCCTGCGCGTCGTCGACAGCGCATGCCTGGTACTCGCCATGGCCGTGGCGGTCACCCCCTTCGCCGACGTCTGGGTGGATCGCACCTGGATGCTCACCGTGGCGCTCGGACTTGCCCTCGCGATCGGTGTCACCCTGCTCGCGCAACGGCTGCGACTGGGCCCGCTGCTGAGCGTCCTGCTGCTCGCAGCCGGCTACCTCGTGGTGGGACCCGCCGCTGCCGCGCCGACGCAGACCCTGGCACGGGTCGTCCCGACGTTGGATGCCGAACGCACGCTCGTCGTCGGCCTGGTCGAGTCGTGGCGGTCGGTCATCACGCTGCCGGTCCCCCTGGGCGTGACGCGCGGGGAACTGGTGGTGCCGTTCGTCATCGCGCTCGTCGGTGGTGTGCTCGCGACGACCTTCCTGTGGCGCACCCGATTCGCCGGGATGGCCCCCGTGACGGTCGCCGGGTGCTTCCTCGCCGCCGCGGCCTTCGGTTCCCACGACGCGTCGTTGCCGCTGGTGCGGGGCATGGTGCTCGTGGTGGTGCTGGTGCTGTGGAACCGGTGGCGTTCCCTGCGACACCTGCGCACCTCGTGGACGCGACGAGTGGGCCTGGGTACCGCGGTCGTGCTGGTGGCCGGACTGGCCGGCTGGGGCCTGGCCGCCGCCGCGACCGGACCCGAGCGTCAGGTGCTGCGCGACCACGTCGAGCCGCCGCTCGCGCAGCTCGACCTGAAGAGCCCGCTGTCGCGCTACCGGTACTACTACAAGGCGCACGAGTCGGATGTGCTGTTCACCTTCGACAACGTGCCGAGCGGTCAACCCCTCGTCCGCCTGGCGACCATGGACACCTTCGACGGACTGGTCTGGAACGTCTCGACCACCGACGTGTCCTCGGGTAGCAGCGCCTACCGACCGGCACCCGACGCGCACAGCGGGGGGACCCTGCGCGTGACGTCGGAGAAGTACACCGGCACCTGGCTGCCGTCGGTGGGTACCGCGACCGCCGCCACCTTCGAGCACGACGCTGCCCCCGACGAGCCACGGGACCTGTTGATCAACACCGCCACCGGTGGGCTCGCCGTCGCCGGCCAGGTGCGTCCCGGCGACGAGTTCCTCATCGACTGGTCTCCACGACCCAAGCGCACCAACGCGCTCCTCTCCCGGGAGGTCGACACCAGTGTCACCGCCCCCGAGATGACCTCACCGCCGATCGAGCAGCTGGACCAGCTGGCCCAGAAGTGGGTCACCCAGACCGGGGCTTCCTCTGACTTCGAGCAGGCCGTGGCACTGGAGAAGGGCTTTCGCGACAAGGGCTACTTCAACGACGGACTGGAGCCCAAGCGTTTCGGGTTCTCCAGGTCCGGCCACGGGACCAAACGGCTCGCGGACCTGGTGCAGTCACCCGAGCGGATGGTCGGCAACGACGAGCAGTACGCAGCAGCCATGGCCTACGCCGCACAGCGGCAGGGGATGCCGGCACGGGTCGTCCTCGGGTTCGAGGACATCGGCGCCAACGGCACGGTGACCGGGGACGACATCGCCGCCTGGGTCGAGATCCCGTTCGAGGACTGGGGCTGGGTGCCGTTCGACCCCACGCCCCCGGAGGACCGGACGCCGCCACCGCTGGACGAGAGCAACAACCCCGTGCCGCAGCCCTACGTGGTGCAGCCACCGGTGCTGCCCGAGGAGCCCGAGGACGTCCAGGGCGTCCCACCCGAGGGTGCGGGCCAGGACCTCACCGACGGGCCGTGGGACCTGTTCTTCATGATCCTTGGCGTGCTGTGGATCGTGGTGCAGATCCTGCTGCTGCTCTCGCCGCTGTGGCTGATCCTGCTGGTCAAGCGCTTCCGCCGTCGACGGCGCCGTCGCGCCACGGATCCGCTGGACCGGGTCAGTGGCGGTTGGCGTGAAGTCACCGACCGAGCGCGTGACCTCGGCACGAGGCTTCCGGTCGGGCACACGCGCAGTGAGAACAGCGCGGTGCTGACCGGTCGCTTCGGCGAGAGCGCGCCGACAGCGCTTGCGGTGGCCGCGGACCGGCACATCTTCGGGCCGGGGGCCATCACGGACGAGGAGGTCGCGGCGTACTGGGAGGACGTGGACTCGGCACTGAAGCGCATGCGTGGGCAGGTGCCGTGGTGGCGGCGTTGGTGGGCCGCGCTCTCCCCGGTCTCGCTGCCGTGGCGGGCCACGGGGCGCCGCATCCGCTCTCGCGCCCGTATGCTCGGCTCCGCACTGGCGGGGACGGTCCGCAAGGTCCGCTTACCCCGCCGACGCAATTCGACGTGA
- a CDS encoding RDD family protein, protein MNAEATTAGLGQRLVARVIDWLCVLVIIAAAQAVSVLVDGAVGTTIGLLLYAFAVGFTLYNQVVRVGRQGGSLGKMVLSVRVVDERTREPIGIGRALARELVLGLLAGICLVPALVNLVVAAKDPRRQGWHDKAAASLVVRAGEQRSEGGESGRQAASPPSPATGASPSTPYAPTIPPPPGVSAPPAPEPSVDEPSAATTSGTTAPPPSGMVAPPPGVTPPPVQQASSTPQPQTDTGPVEETVMRPVAQKRAAAESAGRGWTVIAPDGARHVIDGPVLLGRDPDPTLVHDARVWSIDDPQLTMSKTHALLGIEEGVAWVEDWASTNGVALHRGEAQLVLEPHARTPLRDGDVIELGACLVSVEAGE, encoded by the coding sequence ATGAACGCCGAGGCGACGACGGCTGGCCTGGGCCAGCGGTTGGTGGCCCGCGTCATCGACTGGCTCTGTGTGCTGGTGATCATCGCGGCCGCGCAGGCGGTCAGTGTCCTCGTCGACGGCGCCGTCGGGACCACCATCGGTCTGCTGCTCTACGCGTTCGCGGTCGGCTTCACCCTGTACAACCAGGTCGTCCGGGTCGGGAGGCAGGGCGGCAGCCTCGGCAAGATGGTGCTCTCGGTCCGAGTCGTGGACGAGCGGACCCGGGAGCCCATCGGGATCGGCCGAGCCCTGGCGCGCGAGCTCGTCCTCGGGCTGTTGGCGGGCATCTGCCTGGTCCCCGCGCTCGTCAACCTCGTCGTGGCGGCCAAGGACCCACGCCGGCAGGGCTGGCACGACAAGGCAGCCGCCTCACTGGTCGTTCGCGCGGGAGAGCAGCGGAGCGAAGGGGGTGAGTCCGGTCGGCAGGCCGCGTCACCCCCTTCGCCAGCCACCGGGGCGAGCCCATCGACGCCGTACGCCCCGACCATCCCGCCGCCGCCCGGCGTCTCGGCCCCGCCCGCGCCGGAGCCGAGTGTCGACGAGCCGTCGGCGGCGACGACTTCCGGCACCACGGCGCCTCCGCCGTCCGGCATGGTCGCACCCCCGCCGGGCGTGACGCCCCCGCCGGTGCAGCAGGCGTCGTCGACGCCGCAGCCGCAGACGGACACCGGCCCGGTCGAGGAGACCGTCATGCGACCCGTGGCGCAGAAGCGCGCCGCGGCCGAGTCCGCGGGCCGCGGTTGGACGGTCATCGCCCCCGACGGCGCGCGTCACGTGATCGACGGGCCGGTTCTCCTCGGCCGCGACCCCGATCCGACGCTGGTGCACGACGCACGCGTGTGGTCGATCGACGACCCGCAGCTGACGATGTCCAAGACCCACGCGCTCCTGGGGATCGAGGAGGGCGTGGCCTGGGTGGAGGACTGGGCATCCACCAACGGAGTCGCGTTGCACCGTGGCGAGGCGCAGCTGGTGCTCGAACCACACGCACGCACCCCGCTGCGCGATGGTGACGTCATCGAGCTCGGTGCCTGCTTGGTGAGCGTGGAGGCAGGAGAGTGA
- a CDS encoding RDD family protein: MTARDTPIWELPDEDAPIEGLDEYGEPDPAYAAALGIVPAPLGRRALAAVIDIAVYCLLQVPYWIFALPLLISFATGRITSYGLINHPHFILAIVIVAVTAVLSLVYCIVQLVMHGRSGLTLGKGITGLRSVNVKTLEKPGFWRVTTRALLVWGSAVIAIGPLLFFLSPLFDPQKRGRGWHDMMARTWMIDVRHGLQPYDKKRLRIARKTVTAAPAPQAKALPSLATKPGEDPRGEYRPAARTSAGVLGVARPHGAGPRPVIGLSGLELSATPEAGEDEAGPGRPVMGGYLASRDEPQRAVAEGRPESGGARAPRMDQVAPTGQSPRNSAGTGGGDAVERPPEFIVKLDTGERVEVSAAVVIGRMPGSVEGARAVQITDQAFSVSKTHAALRPVRDGVEVTDQGSTNGTTIVHRGSERELDPGEPAVAAPGDTIRFGDRSAVVVPA; the protein is encoded by the coding sequence GTGACCGCACGGGACACACCGATCTGGGAGCTCCCCGACGAGGACGCCCCGATCGAGGGACTCGACGAGTACGGCGAACCCGACCCGGCCTACGCAGCGGCACTCGGCATCGTCCCCGCGCCGCTGGGTCGCCGTGCCTTGGCGGCCGTGATCGACATCGCGGTGTACTGCCTGCTGCAGGTTCCCTACTGGATCTTCGCGCTCCCCCTGCTGATCAGCTTCGCGACAGGACGCATCACCTCGTACGGCCTGATCAACCACCCCCACTTCATCCTGGCGATCGTGATCGTCGCGGTCACCGCCGTGCTGTCACTCGTGTACTGCATCGTCCAGCTGGTCATGCACGGCCGGTCCGGGCTCACGCTGGGCAAGGGCATCACCGGCCTCCGGTCGGTGAACGTCAAGACCCTGGAGAAACCCGGGTTCTGGCGCGTCACGACACGGGCGCTGCTGGTGTGGGGCTCCGCGGTGATCGCCATCGGTCCGCTCCTGTTCTTCCTCTCGCCGCTGTTCGATCCGCAGAAGCGCGGCCGGGGCTGGCACGACATGATGGCCCGGACGTGGATGATCGACGTCCGCCACGGTCTCCAGCCCTACGACAAGAAGCGGCTGCGCATCGCGCGCAAGACCGTGACCGCCGCCCCGGCACCCCAGGCGAAGGCGCTGCCGTCGCTGGCCACCAAGCCGGGCGAGGACCCGCGGGGAGAGTACCGACCGGCCGCCCGGACCAGTGCCGGCGTGCTCGGGGTCGCCCGACCCCACGGCGCCGGGCCGCGTCCCGTGATCGGCCTGAGCGGTCTCGAGCTGTCCGCGACCCCGGAGGCCGGCGAGGACGAGGCAGGGCCCGGGCGTCCGGTGATGGGCGGATACCTCGCCTCGCGTGACGAGCCGCAGCGAGCCGTCGCGGAGGGCCGACCGGAGTCGGGTGGGGCACGAGCGCCGCGCATGGATCAGGTCGCGCCGACCGGACAGAGCCCACGCAACTCCGCCGGGACCGGTGGTGGCGACGCTGTTGAGCGGCCCCCGGAGTTCATCGTGAAGCTGGACACCGGTGAGCGCGTGGAGGTCAGCGCCGCCGTCGTCATCGGCAGGATGCCGGGTTCGGTCGAGGGAGCACGCGCCGTGCAGATCACCGACCAGGCCTTCTCCGTGTCGAAGACCCATGCGGCCCTGCGGCCGGTCAGGGACGGCGTGGAGGTCACCGACCAGGGGTCGACGAACGGCACCACGATTGTCCACCGCGGTAGCGAACGAGAGCTGGACCCCGGCGAACCAGCCGTGGCGGCGCCCGGCGACACCATCCGCTTCGGGGACCGCAGCGCAGTAGTGGTCCCCGCATGA
- a CDS encoding FtsK/SpoIIIE domain-containing protein, whose protein sequence is MKVKLTLLRDGFEPADVIVTADSTATAADVARHVADADPARTIIADTDDVLTLAVAPPTDDRLEPLAPGVHIGEAPIGSGFAASVVNLGPPGRDAAPVGSAHGDTVGVLRAAEGPLQGQEFALTTGHATVGRLDTNDIVLDDPMVSKTHARLEVSNYVELVDLNSANGVSVDGAQVQRVRLVPGKPFVIGGTTLVLYLARDFDGVEDPVLERGGGLHFNRSPRVDVRYPGIAHPGPRMPSEMIDKLFPWTMLVAPIIMAGAIYAITGRERALLLIFMTPLMAMGNFINQRSQTTNKKNHEVELFERQFEHLEETLFRSKPEEEQARNDEVPPVAEVYEHAMRLGPLLWTRRPEHWNYLALRLGTTRAVSRNSIQEQDTQDSLPEYIERLDRLRLRYRYVDDVPLLESLRAVGSVGVAGPTSSASDAMRGLGVQLFGLHAPNEVVTVAFADDDWAGELEWMKWLPHTTSETSPFKDLPLADSAPAANALLSALEEYVLRARSAPEPRGPFSETWNPMRYGTDVHKAGAEISSREQISVVVLISNDAPVDRARLTQVLERGADVGVHAVFLSPTVESLPAACRSFVDVTAGLDASTVGMVRNGDLYEQVRVEGVSNAYMHTFAKRMAPVVDASIVVHDASDIPNSVGFLSLVGNEVAEDPDSVVERWRQNNTIIDRSSAERPQLKKAGNLRAIIGQGASDAMTLDLRTQGPHALVGGTTGAGKSEFLQAWVLGMASAHSPDRVTFLFVDYKGGSAFADCVELPHCVGLVTDLSQHLVRRALTSLRAELHHREHLFNRKKAKDLLELEKRQDPECPPALVLVIDEFAALAGEVPEFVDGVVDIAQRGRSLGIHLIMATQRPAGVIKDNLRANTNLRVALRMADESDSKDVVDDPVAATFPATIPGRGIAKTGPGRLTPFQSAYAGGWTRDDEVVTAEVKAAELRFGSTVQWEPERPPESDSHEGDLGPNDQKRVVTTLIRASDAAQLPPPRRPWLDDLSTVVDLRDLPGEGDGQILLGLADVPERQQQNATYFVPDRDGSLLVFGTSGSGKSTLLKTVATAAGMRPDLGTTQVYGLDFASSALGAIERLPQVGSIIDGDDAERVQRLLRTLGREMDERAEAFAGASAANLTEYRELVDATMPRIILLIDNYPEFKKEWEISSARAPFYQVFMRMLGEGRPLGVHAVITADRSGAVPTAVAANISRRVVLRLADVNQYTLLGAPKDVLDDQSGPGRAVVDKHEVQVAVLGGTANVADQSKALDDLTKDLLERGVPEVPEVGSLPRRFDCAELPDQVGGLPVFGIAEDTLAPRGFDPAGSFVVTGPPQSGKTNALRALVMAVERYDPDVKLFHFGSRRAQLGDFRDWVRSATRPDDEKELAAELAEIVAEESTSDRLMIVVEDVPHLADGAADRAMRALLGAIADSEHMLVGEADVSRAGSSSGVLGAWKSSRQGIALKPDAHDGDTLFKVPFGRVKRTDFPEGRGIFVQAGRAVTMQMPMAD, encoded by the coding sequence ATGAAGGTCAAGTTGACGTTGCTCCGTGACGGCTTCGAGCCGGCCGATGTGATCGTGACGGCCGACTCCACCGCCACGGCCGCCGACGTCGCTCGGCACGTTGCCGATGCGGATCCGGCGCGCACGATCATCGCCGACACCGACGACGTGCTGACCCTGGCCGTCGCCCCGCCCACCGACGACCGCCTCGAGCCACTCGCGCCGGGTGTCCACATCGGTGAGGCGCCCATCGGATCGGGCTTCGCCGCGTCCGTGGTCAATCTGGGGCCACCCGGGCGGGACGCGGCCCCGGTGGGCAGTGCGCACGGCGACACCGTGGGCGTGCTGCGGGCCGCCGAAGGTCCCTTGCAGGGCCAAGAGTTCGCACTGACCACCGGCCACGCGACGGTCGGACGCCTCGACACCAACGACATCGTGCTCGACGACCCGATGGTCTCCAAGACGCACGCCCGGTTGGAGGTCAGCAACTACGTCGAGTTGGTGGACCTCAACTCCGCCAACGGTGTCTCCGTCGACGGTGCCCAGGTTCAGCGGGTCCGCCTCGTGCCGGGCAAGCCCTTCGTCATCGGTGGCACGACCCTGGTGCTCTACCTGGCCCGGGACTTCGACGGTGTCGAGGACCCCGTGCTCGAACGCGGCGGCGGCCTGCACTTCAACCGCAGCCCTCGGGTTGATGTGCGGTATCCCGGGATCGCCCATCCGGGGCCCCGCATGCCCAGCGAGATGATCGACAAGCTCTTCCCGTGGACCATGCTCGTGGCCCCCATCATCATGGCGGGCGCCATCTACGCCATCACCGGGCGTGAGCGTGCACTGCTGCTGATCTTCATGACGCCGCTGATGGCGATGGGCAACTTCATCAACCAGCGCAGCCAGACCACGAACAAGAAGAACCACGAGGTCGAGCTCTTCGAGCGGCAGTTCGAGCACCTCGAGGAGACCCTGTTCCGCTCCAAACCGGAGGAGGAGCAGGCACGCAACGACGAGGTCCCACCGGTGGCGGAGGTCTACGAGCACGCCATGCGACTTGGGCCGCTGCTGTGGACCCGGCGGCCGGAGCACTGGAACTACCTCGCCCTGCGACTGGGTACTACCCGGGCGGTGTCGCGCAACTCCATCCAGGAGCAGGACACCCAGGACAGTCTGCCGGAGTACATCGAGCGGCTGGACCGCCTTCGTCTGCGCTACCGGTACGTCGACGACGTCCCACTCCTGGAGTCGCTGCGGGCGGTCGGTTCGGTGGGAGTCGCCGGCCCCACGAGCTCGGCGTCCGATGCCATGCGGGGCCTGGGGGTGCAGCTGTTCGGCCTGCACGCGCCGAACGAGGTGGTCACCGTGGCCTTCGCCGACGACGACTGGGCCGGTGAGCTGGAGTGGATGAAGTGGCTCCCGCACACCACGAGTGAGACCAGCCCCTTCAAGGACCTGCCCTTGGCAGACTCTGCTCCAGCGGCGAATGCGCTGTTGAGCGCTCTGGAGGAGTACGTCCTGCGAGCCAGGTCGGCTCCAGAGCCCCGTGGCCCGTTCTCGGAGACGTGGAATCCGATGCGATACGGCACCGATGTGCACAAGGCAGGCGCGGAGATCTCCTCGCGCGAGCAGATCTCGGTCGTCGTGCTCATCAGCAACGATGCGCCGGTCGACCGAGCACGGTTGACCCAAGTGCTCGAACGAGGCGCAGACGTGGGGGTACACGCAGTCTTCCTGTCACCCACCGTCGAGTCGCTTCCCGCGGCGTGCCGCAGCTTCGTTGACGTCACCGCCGGCCTGGATGCGTCCACGGTGGGCATGGTGCGCAACGGCGACCTCTACGAGCAGGTCCGGGTCGAGGGGGTCTCCAACGCGTACATGCACACCTTCGCCAAGCGCATGGCCCCGGTGGTCGATGCGAGCATCGTGGTGCACGACGCCTCCGACATCCCGAACTCCGTGGGGTTCTTGTCCCTGGTCGGCAACGAGGTCGCCGAGGACCCAGACAGCGTGGTGGAACGGTGGCGGCAGAACAACACCATCATTGACCGAAGCAGCGCCGAGCGGCCGCAGCTGAAGAAGGCCGGCAACCTGCGGGCGATCATCGGCCAGGGCGCCAGTGACGCGATGACCCTGGACCTACGGACCCAAGGGCCGCACGCACTCGTGGGCGGGACGACGGGTGCGGGCAAGTCGGAGTTCCTCCAGGCCTGGGTGCTGGGGATGGCCTCGGCGCACAGCCCGGATCGTGTGACGTTCCTCTTCGTCGATTACAAGGGTGGGTCGGCCTTCGCAGACTGCGTCGAGCTTCCCCACTGCGTCGGGCTGGTCACCGACCTGAGCCAGCACCTGGTGCGGCGTGCGCTCACCAGCCTCCGCGCTGAGCTGCACCACCGCGAGCACCTGTTCAACCGGAAGAAGGCCAAGGACCTGCTCGAGTTGGAGAAGCGCCAGGACCCCGAGTGTCCGCCGGCGCTGGTTCTGGTGATCGACGAGTTCGCCGCTCTGGCCGGTGAGGTGCCGGAGTTCGTCGACGGTGTCGTGGACATCGCCCAACGTGGCCGTTCCCTGGGCATCCACCTCATCATGGCCACCCAACGTCCCGCCGGTGTCATCAAGGACAACCTGCGCGCCAACACCAACCTGCGGGTCGCCCTCCGGATGGCTGATGAGTCCGACTCCAAGGACGTCGTCGACGACCCGGTTGCCGCGACCTTCCCGGCCACGATCCCCGGGCGAGGGATCGCCAAGACCGGACCCGGCCGTCTGACGCCGTTCCAGTCGGCTTATGCCGGTGGCTGGACCCGCGACGACGAGGTCGTCACCGCCGAGGTGAAGGCCGCCGAGTTGCGCTTCGGCTCGACGGTTCAGTGGGAGCCGGAGCGTCCACCGGAGTCGGACTCCCACGAGGGAGATCTGGGGCCGAACGACCAGAAGCGCGTGGTCACCACCCTGATTCGAGCCTCCGACGCCGCCCAACTGCCACCGCCCCGGCGGCCTTGGCTCGATGACCTCTCGACCGTGGTGGACCTGCGGGACCTCCCGGGGGAAGGCGATGGCCAAATCCTGCTCGGCCTCGCTGACGTCCCGGAACGCCAGCAGCAGAACGCGACGTACTTCGTGCCCGACCGGGACGGCTCACTGCTCGTCTTCGGCACGTCGGGCTCGGGCAAGTCGACCCTGCTGAAGACCGTGGCGACCGCGGCCGGGATGCGCCCGGACCTTGGCACCACTCAGGTGTACGGCCTCGACTTCGCCTCGAGCGCGCTCGGCGCGATCGAGCGGCTGCCGCAGGTGGGTTCGATCATTGATGGCGATGACGCCGAGCGTGTGCAACGCCTGTTGCGCACCCTGGGCCGTGAGATGGACGAGCGGGCCGAGGCATTCGCAGGGGCGAGTGCGGCGAACCTGACCGAGTACCGGGAGCTGGTCGACGCCACGATGCCGCGCATCATCCTGCTGATCGACAACTACCCGGAGTTCAAGAAGGAGTGGGAGATCAGCTCCGCTCGCGCGCCGTTCTACCAGGTGTTCATGCGCATGCTGGGGGAGGGACGTCCGCTGGGCGTGCACGCAGTGATCACTGCCGATCGCAGCGGTGCAGTGCCGACGGCGGTAGCGGCAAACATCTCCCGCCGTGTCGTGCTGCGCTTGGCCGACGTCAACCAGTACACCCTGCTCGGCGCTCCCAAGGACGTGCTGGATGATCAGTCCGGGCCCGGCCGCGCTGTCGTGGACAAGCACGAGGTCCAAGTGGCGGTGCTGGGTGGCACGGCGAATGTTGCCGACCAGTCCAAGGCGCTCGACGACCTGACCAAGGATCTCCTGGAGCGCGGGGTGCCCGAGGTCCCGGAGGTCGGGTCCCTGCCCAGGCGCTTCGACTGTGCCGAGCTCCCCGACCAGGTCGGCGGGCTCCCCGTCTTCGGCATCGCCGAGGACACACTCGCCCCCCGAGGATTCGACCCGGCGGGTTCGTTCGTGGTCACCGGGCCGCCGCAGTCGGGCAAGACCAATGCGCTCCGCGCACTGGTCATGGCGGTGGAGCGCTACGACCCGGACGTCAAGCTCTTCCACTTCGGCAGCAGGCGGGCCCAGCTCGGCGACTTCCGTGACTGGGTGCGCAGCGCGACTCGTCCTGATGACGAGAAGGAGCTCGCGGCCGAGCTCGCGGAGATCGTGGCCGAGGAATCCACGTCGGACCGGCTCATGATCGTCGTCGAGGACGTGCCGCATCTGGCGGACGGTGCGGCAGACCGCGCGATGCGCGCTCTTCTCGGGGCCATTGCCGACAGCGAGCACATGCTGGTCGGTGAGGCGGATGTCAGCCGGGCGGGAAGTAGCTCGGGCGTACTGGGCGCGTGGAAATCCAGCCGGCAGGGGATAGCGCTCAAGCCCGATGCCCATGATGGTGACACGCTCTTCAAGGTGCCCTTCGGCCGGGTCAAGCGCACAGACTTCCCCGAGGGCCGGGGGATCTTCGTGCAGGCGGGCCGCGCAGTGACCATGCAGATGCCGATGGCGGACTGA
- a CDS encoding WXG100 family type VII secretion target produces MSDFGATYDEMETTATKLDDGKESITDALEECQGYVDDLVQDGFKTEKASGKYQEGYEDMTKGLKDAAEGVSEMAQGLRDMAQAIRDLDDQLAGG; encoded by the coding sequence ATGAGCGATTTCGGCGCAACTTATGACGAGATGGAAACCACCGCGACCAAGCTGGATGACGGCAAGGAGTCGATCACGGACGCCCTGGAGGAGTGCCAGGGGTACGTCGACGACCTGGTGCAGGACGGTTTCAAGACCGAGAAGGCATCGGGCAAGTACCAAGAAGGTTACGAAGACATGACCAAGGGTCTCAAGGACGCCGCGGAGGGTGTCTCGGAGATGGCGCAGGGGCTGCGCGACATGGCGCAGGCCATCCGCGACCTGGACGACCAGCTCGCAGGCGGCTGA
- a CDS encoding flagellar protein FlgN, whose amino-acid sequence MPDVYIDIGELEKVHSQLGEIVTEFENATSNSETLEADIGDPFGRGRLREKAQEFEERWDDKRDELKEGLDKIRTHVGDVLENFKSLDTEIATDIEASKAQTPAQPSSGPSPTRV is encoded by the coding sequence ATGCCTGACGTCTACATCGACATTGGGGAGCTCGAGAAGGTGCATTCCCAGTTGGGCGAGATCGTCACTGAGTTCGAGAACGCGACGTCGAACTCGGAGACACTTGAGGCCGACATCGGTGATCCCTTCGGGAGGGGCCGGCTGCGCGAGAAGGCTCAGGAATTCGAGGAGCGCTGGGACGACAAGCGCGACGAGCTCAAGGAGGGACTCGACAAGATCCGTACTCACGTCGGCGACGTGCTGGAGAACTTCAAGAGTCTCGACACGGAAATCGCAACCGATATCGAAGCGTCAAAGGCGCAGACCCCGGCTCAGCCGTCCAGCGGTCCGAGCCCGACGAGGGTGTAA
- a CDS encoding protein TPRXL has translation MHSGEGSTLREQLGGTPDPDFEIKLPTGWERRSPDDADRERFEAGLKQRFMRMQRPDLFAQVREMLRESYDGMRREGAIAFYTATGESQDTAWVPGSLVVSLRRPPTGETLDGLVKHAIREYGAAPLFGDTRFVRFEQQKKVTVEGGTIAQTTIVYLTPIPGSKRRRALQFTASFGRPVEAPTDDERGRAYTSLFDLMVSTLRWHPPTSDA, from the coding sequence ATGCACAGCGGTGAGGGGTCGACGTTACGTGAGCAGCTCGGTGGGACTCCGGATCCTGACTTCGAGATCAAGTTGCCGACTGGCTGGGAGCGGCGGTCCCCGGACGATGCGGACCGTGAGCGCTTCGAGGCGGGGCTGAAGCAGCGCTTCATGAGGATGCAGCGTCCGGACCTGTTTGCCCAGGTGCGGGAGATGTTGCGGGAGTCGTATGACGGGATGCGGCGTGAGGGGGCGATCGCGTTCTACACCGCGACGGGGGAGTCGCAGGACACGGCGTGGGTTCCGGGTTCGTTGGTGGTGTCGTTGCGGCGTCCACCGACCGGGGAGACCCTTGATGGTCTGGTCAAGCACGCGATCCGTGAGTACGGCGCGGCGCCATTGTTCGGGGACACGCGTTTCGTGCGATTCGAGCAGCAGAAAAAGGTCACGGTCGAGGGCGGCACGATCGCCCAGACCACGATCGTCTACCTGACGCCGATCCCGGGTTCGAAACGTCGGCGGGCGCTGCAGTTCACTGCATCGTTCGGTCGCCCGGTCGAGGCTCCGACCGATGATGAGCGGGGTAGGGCGTACACGTCCTTGTTCGACCTCATGGTCTCAACGTTGCGTTGGCACCCACCCACCAGTGACGCGTGA
- a CDS encoding homing endonuclease associated repeat-containing protein has product MDEAMVAAEMYRVAAMPGGSPLSVAFYDRHRRADALTSARIIQRLGSWRGACAAAGVESNKPSRASYRHRWSEQDLLDWVRRYLVEAEKPSYADFSRWLRGQEDAPSANTVRNTFGGWSAVREAAGS; this is encoded by the coding sequence GTGGACGAGGCGATGGTGGCGGCTGAGATGTATCGGGTGGCGGCGATGCCCGGAGGGTCGCCGCTGTCGGTGGCCTTCTACGACAGGCACCGACGCGCCGACGCGCTGACGTCTGCCCGGATCATCCAACGTCTCGGTTCCTGGCGTGGAGCCTGTGCGGCGGCGGGTGTCGAGTCCAACAAGCCCTCCCGTGCCTCCTATCGCCACAGGTGGAGCGAGCAGGACCTCCTCGACTGGGTCAGGCGCTACCTCGTGGAGGCAGAGAAGCCCTCCTACGCGGACTTCAGCCGGTGGCTGCGAGGCCAGGAGGACGCACCGTCGGCCAACACCGTGCGCAACACCTTCGGTGGGTGGTCGGCTGTCCGCGAGGCGGCGGGCAGTTGA